In Agromyces archimandritae, one genomic interval encodes:
- a CDS encoding LysR family transcriptional regulator produces MLEIRRLRLLAEFAQRGTIAAVADALAYSPSSVSQQLSQLEREVGVALFTQVGRRLQLTPQAELLVVHARAVLDQLEEAEADLARSLTAVGGTVRIAVFQSAAHAVVPQALTILAAEHPGLRVEVTEREPEVGLFEVAARDFDLVIAEQYPGNTRPLHADLDRVPLARDAIRLALPPLLPAPGPGAPRGPVRPAAAGTPGRSATPAPTAAPGPEARIAEAPATGQIPNVLATLLADFAGRPWVLEPAGTASREWAMQLCRGAGFEPDVRFETADLMAHIRLIRSGNAVGLLPDLVWAGEEPSVRLAPLPGDPQREVFSSARLPSASRPAVVAVRDALARAAAASFPAGLGATGTLDGGRPRG; encoded by the coding sequence GTGCTCGAGATCCGCCGCCTGCGCCTGCTCGCCGAGTTCGCCCAGCGGGGCACGATCGCCGCCGTCGCCGACGCCCTCGCCTACAGCCCCTCCTCGGTGTCGCAACAGCTCTCCCAGCTCGAACGCGAGGTCGGCGTCGCCCTGTTCACCCAGGTCGGCCGCCGCCTGCAGCTCACCCCGCAGGCCGAGCTGCTCGTCGTGCACGCCCGCGCCGTGCTCGACCAGCTCGAGGAGGCCGAGGCCGACCTCGCCCGCTCCCTGACCGCGGTCGGCGGCACCGTGCGGATCGCCGTGTTCCAGTCGGCCGCGCATGCCGTCGTGCCGCAGGCGCTCACGATCCTCGCCGCCGAGCACCCGGGCCTGCGCGTCGAGGTCACCGAACGCGAACCCGAGGTCGGCCTGTTCGAGGTCGCCGCCCGCGACTTCGACCTCGTCATCGCCGAGCAGTACCCCGGCAACACCCGCCCGCTGCACGCCGACCTCGACCGGGTGCCGCTCGCCCGCGACGCCATCCGCCTCGCCCTGCCACCGCTGCTGCCGGCGCCCGGGCCGGGTGCGCCCCGCGGGCCCGTCCGGCCGGCCGCCGCGGGCACCCCCGGCCGCTCCGCGACCCCCGCGCCCACGGCCGCCCCGGGCCCCGAGGCCCGGATCGCCGAAGCCCCGGCGACCGGGCAGATCCCGAACGTGCTCGCGACCCTGCTCGCCGACTTCGCCGGCCGCCCCTGGGTGCTGGAACCCGCCGGCACCGCCTCCCGCGAATGGGCGATGCAGCTGTGCCGCGGCGCCGGTTTCGAACCCGACGTCCGCTTCGAGACGGCCGACCTCATGGCCCACATCCGCCTCATCCGCTCCGGCAACGCCGTCGGGCTCCTGCCCGACCTCGTGTGGGCCGGCGAGGAGCCGAGCGTGCGCCTCGCGCCCCTGCCGGGCGACCCGCAGCGCGAAGTGTTCTCTTCGGCGCGACTGCCCTCGGCATCCCGGCCCGCCGTCGTCGCCGTACGCGACGCTCTCGCCCGCGCCGCCGCCGCCTCCTTCCCCGCCGGCCTCGGCGCGACCGGAACCCTCGACGGCGGCCGCCCGCGCGGGTAA
- a CDS encoding bifunctional proline dehydrogenase/L-glutamate gamma-semialdehyde dehydrogenase, which translates to MPDVARGTQHHPHEDAATSLVRRWLADSAGHPVDPAAERLAGVLKDPNGLAFTVGFVDGVMRPEDLRVAGRALAQVARLTPGFLPWYLKAAIRLGGVVAPVLPWPVIPIARRVLRQMVGHLVLDATPDKLGPAIAKLRESGNRLNLNLLGEAVLGEQEADRRLAGTKEFLARDDVDYVSIKVSSVVSQLNMWAFDEAVEKVVGKLTPLYELAAASRTPKFINLDMEEYRDLDLTVAVFTRLLGQPQLARLEAGIVLQTYLPDALGAIQHLNAWAAERVARGGSAVKVRVVKGANLAMEHVDAAIHGWPLATYGTKQDSDTNYKRVLDWSMTPERTKAVKLGVAGHNLFDVAHAWLLANERGVTDRVEFEMLLGMATGQAEAVRKDVGRLLLYTPVVNPAEFDVAIAYLIRRLEENASSDNFMSAVFDLDDPKLFDRERERYLRSLAMLEQPVRTPAPNRTQNRRTEWEGISLADVTAEAPGPEPLEGSLTSAVLGITRGSDGTAVAPFDPSRDAIGATPGFGNEPDTDPALAANRDWGRRILARVPASTLGVDTIAASRIADPTTLDTVIDGVARAGAAWGARPAAERAALLHRAGLALAANRDRLIEVAAAETGKTIAEADPEVSEAIDFAHYYAERARELDVVQGARFVPSQLTVVTPPWNFPIAIPAGGVLAALAAGSGVIIKPAKLSQRTGAVMVEALWEAGIPRDLLVLADLADHGLGTRLVSHPAVDRVILTGAYETAELFRSFRPELPLLAETSGKNAIIVTPSADLDLAANDVVKSAFGHAGQKCSAASLVILVGSVADSERFHRQLLDAASSMRVDWPENPSAQMGPIVEPATGKLLHALTELGLGEEWMLEPERLDDSGRLWSPGIRTGVAAGSYFHLTEFFGPVLGVMHAEDLDEAIRMQNAVDYGLTAGIHTLDSDELATWLDRVEAGNLYVNRGITGAIVQRQPFGGWKRSAVGAGTKAGGPSYLFGLGSWMPEEGRISNSLHLRGLERRVTELIEAAQTSLDFEDFDRLRRSALSDELAWAEEYSLTKDVSRLGVERNLFRYRPVPVTIRVSEDAGLVDGLRLIAAGLLAESTFVVSTALDLPPAVRAILAAHEVRVIREGDRSWLDRVRGGGLTTSRVRLAGGSARDLAVALGGTPDVAVWSHPVTASGRVELLPFLHEQAISITNHRFGNPTALSEGVI; encoded by the coding sequence ATGCCCGACGTCGCCCGCGGAACCCAGCACCACCCCCACGAAGACGCCGCCACCTCGCTCGTGCGCAGATGGCTCGCCGACAGTGCCGGCCACCCCGTCGACCCCGCAGCCGAACGCCTCGCCGGCGTGCTCAAAGACCCGAACGGGCTCGCCTTCACCGTCGGCTTCGTCGACGGCGTCATGCGCCCCGAAGACCTCCGCGTCGCCGGCCGCGCCCTCGCCCAGGTCGCCCGCCTCACGCCCGGGTTCCTGCCCTGGTATCTGAAGGCCGCCATCCGCCTCGGCGGCGTCGTCGCCCCCGTGCTGCCCTGGCCCGTCATTCCCATCGCCCGCCGCGTGCTGCGGCAGATGGTCGGCCACCTCGTCCTCGACGCCACCCCCGACAAGCTCGGCCCCGCAATCGCGAAGCTCCGCGAGAGCGGCAACCGGCTGAACCTCAACCTCCTCGGCGAGGCCGTGCTCGGCGAGCAGGAAGCCGACCGGCGCCTGGCCGGCACGAAGGAGTTCCTCGCCCGCGACGACGTCGACTACGTCTCCATCAAGGTCTCCAGCGTCGTCAGTCAGCTGAACATGTGGGCCTTCGACGAAGCCGTCGAGAAGGTGGTCGGCAAGCTCACCCCCCTCTACGAGCTCGCCGCCGCCAGCCGAACCCCCAAATTCATCAACCTCGACATGGAGGAGTACCGCGACCTCGACCTCACCGTCGCGGTCTTCACCCGACTCCTCGGCCAGCCGCAGCTCGCCCGCCTCGAAGCGGGCATCGTGCTGCAGACCTACCTGCCCGACGCCCTCGGCGCCATCCAGCACCTGAACGCCTGGGCCGCCGAACGCGTCGCCCGCGGCGGATCGGCCGTCAAGGTCCGCGTCGTCAAGGGCGCGAACCTCGCCATGGAACATGTGGATGCCGCGATCCACGGCTGGCCGCTGGCCACCTACGGCACCAAGCAGGACTCCGACACCAACTACAAGCGCGTGCTCGACTGGTCGATGACGCCCGAGCGCACGAAGGCCGTGAAGCTCGGCGTCGCCGGCCACAACCTCTTCGACGTCGCCCACGCATGGCTGCTCGCCAACGAACGCGGCGTCACCGACCGCGTCGAGTTCGAGATGCTCCTCGGCATGGCGACCGGCCAGGCCGAGGCCGTGCGCAAGGACGTCGGCCGGCTGCTGCTCTACACGCCCGTCGTGAACCCCGCCGAGTTCGACGTCGCGATCGCCTACCTCATCCGCCGCCTCGAAGAGAACGCCAGCTCCGACAACTTCATGTCGGCCGTCTTCGACCTGGACGACCCGAAGCTCTTCGACCGCGAACGCGAACGGTACCTGCGATCCCTCGCGATGCTCGAGCAGCCCGTCCGCACCCCGGCGCCGAACCGCACCCAGAACCGCCGCACCGAATGGGAGGGGATCTCGCTCGCCGACGTCACCGCCGAAGCCCCCGGCCCCGAACCTCTCGAAGGCTCGCTGACGTCGGCCGTGCTCGGCATCACCCGCGGCTCCGACGGCACCGCCGTGGCGCCCTTCGACCCGTCGCGCGACGCCATCGGCGCCACCCCCGGCTTCGGCAACGAACCCGACACCGACCCGGCCCTGGCCGCCAACCGGGACTGGGGGCGCCGCATCCTCGCGCGCGTCCCGGCATCCACCCTCGGCGTCGACACCATCGCCGCCTCGCGCATCGCCGACCCCACCACCCTCGACACCGTCATCGACGGCGTCGCCCGCGCCGGCGCCGCCTGGGGCGCCCGCCCCGCCGCCGAACGCGCCGCACTGCTGCACCGCGCCGGGCTCGCGCTCGCCGCCAACCGCGACCGCCTCATCGAGGTCGCCGCCGCCGAGACCGGCAAGACGATCGCCGAAGCCGACCCCGAGGTCAGCGAAGCCATCGACTTCGCCCACTACTACGCCGAACGCGCCCGCGAGCTCGACGTCGTACAGGGCGCCCGCTTCGTGCCCTCGCAGCTGACCGTCGTCACCCCGCCGTGGAACTTCCCCATCGCGATCCCCGCCGGCGGGGTGCTCGCCGCGCTCGCCGCCGGATCCGGCGTCATCATCAAGCCCGCGAAGCTCTCGCAGCGCACCGGCGCCGTCATGGTCGAAGCGCTCTGGGAGGCCGGCATCCCGCGCGACCTGCTCGTGCTCGCCGACCTCGCCGATCACGGACTCGGCACCCGCCTCGTCAGCCACCCCGCGGTCGACCGCGTCATCCTCACCGGCGCCTACGAGACGGCCGAGCTGTTCCGCTCGTTCCGGCCCGAACTGCCGCTGCTGGCCGAGACGAGCGGCAAGAACGCGATCATCGTCACCCCCTCGGCCGACCTCGACCTCGCGGCGAACGACGTCGTGAAGAGCGCCTTCGGCCACGCCGGCCAGAAATGCTCGGCGGCCTCGCTCGTCATCCTCGTCGGTTCCGTCGCAGACTCGGAGCGGTTCCACCGGCAGCTGCTCGACGCCGCCTCGTCGATGCGCGTCGACTGGCCCGAGAACCCGTCGGCGCAGATGGGCCCCATCGTCGAACCGGCGACCGGCAAGCTGCTGCACGCCCTCACCGAGCTCGGCCTCGGCGAGGAGTGGATGCTCGAACCCGAGCGCCTCGACGACAGCGGCCGCCTGTGGTCGCCCGGCATCCGCACGGGCGTCGCCGCCGGCTCCTACTTCCACCTCACCGAGTTCTTCGGCCCCGTGCTCGGCGTCATGCACGCCGAAGACCTCGACGAGGCCATCCGCATGCAGAACGCCGTCGACTACGGGCTGACCGCCGGCATCCACACCCTGGACTCCGACGAACTGGCCACCTGGCTCGACCGCGTCGAAGCCGGCAACCTCTACGTCAACCGCGGCATCACCGGCGCCATCGTGCAACGCCAGCCCTTCGGCGGCTGGAAGCGCTCCGCCGTCGGCGCGGGCACGAAGGCCGGCGGCCCCAGCTACCTCTTCGGCCTCGGGTCGTGGATGCCGGAGGAGGGCCGCATCTCGAACTCGCTGCACCTGCGCGGGCTCGAACGGCGCGTCACCGAACTCATCGAAGCCGCCCAGACCAGCCTCGACTTCGAGGACTTCGACCGGCTGCGCCGCTCGGCGCTCTCCGACGAGCTCGCGTGGGCCGAGGAGTACTCGCTCACCAAGGACGTCTCGCGCCTCGGCGTCGAACGGAACCTGTTCCGGTATCGGCCGGTGCCGGTGACCATCCGCGTCTCGGAGGACGCCGGCCTCGTCGACGGCCTCCGGCTGATCGCCGCCGGCCTGCTCGCCGAGTCGACGTTCGTCGTCTCCACCGCCCTCGACCTGCCGCCGGCCGTGCGCGCGATCCTCGCCGCCCATGAGGTTCGCGTCATCCGCGAGGGCGACCGTTCCTGGCTCGACCGGGTCCGCGGCGGCGGCCTCACCACCTCCCGGGTGCGCCTGGCCGGCGGGTCGGCGCGCGACCTCGCCGTCGCCCTCGGTGGCACGCCCGACGTCGCCGTGTGGTCGCACCCCGTGACCGCATCGGGCCGCGTCGAACTGCTGCCGTTCCTGCACGAGCAGGCGATCTCGATCACCAACCACCGCTTCGGCAACCCGACGGCCCTGTCGGAGGGTGTGATCTAA
- a CDS encoding ATP-dependent zinc protease family protein has product MEELPHSNTAARHPGTVAGWREWVSLPDAGVPWIKAKLDTGARSSALHAFDIEEAAGGRVRFSIHPWQDSDADAVELELPVLGRRSVRSSSGHVAERVVVRLSVVLLGRAVDAEVTLTNRDEMGFRMLIGREALRQGFLVDPGASFLGGRAPRAVRRRNRGRA; this is encoded by the coding sequence GTGGAAGAGCTCCCCCATTCAAACACCGCGGCGCGGCATCCCGGAACCGTCGCCGGCTGGCGCGAATGGGTGTCGCTTCCGGATGCCGGCGTGCCGTGGATCAAGGCGAAGCTCGACACGGGTGCCCGCAGTTCGGCGCTGCACGCCTTCGACATCGAGGAGGCGGCCGGCGGGCGGGTGCGCTTCAGCATCCACCCCTGGCAGGACTCGGATGCGGATGCCGTGGAGCTGGAACTGCCGGTGCTCGGCCGCCGCTCGGTGCGGAGCTCCTCGGGGCATGTCGCCGAGCGCGTCGTCGTGCGTCTGTCGGTGGTGCTGCTCGGCCGCGCGGTGGATGCCGAGGTGACGCTCACCAACCGCGACGAAATGGGATTCCGCATGCTCATCGGCCGTGAGGCGCTGCGGCAGGGGTTCCTCGTCGACCCGGGGGCGTCGTTCCTCGGCGGCCGCGCACCCCGCGCGGTGCGCCGCCGCAACCGCGGCCGCGCGTAG